The Papaver somniferum cultivar HN1 chromosome 6, ASM357369v1, whole genome shotgun sequence genome segment ATACAACTAATACAGTAAATTGAGCTGCATGTATCCAAAGAAGTGAAAAATGCATCCAAGAGAAAAAAGGGCCGCAGGATTTAAAAATAGGTAATTTACCGGATGAGGCTGGGTTGTACGACTCTAAGAATTCCTTAAGAAGTTGCTGATAAAATTCAGAGTCATCCAAAAGTTCAGGGTCTCCATCCATGTTCGCATCCTAGGcattgcaacaacaacaacaacaactaaaaaGTGAATCAAAAATTAAGATTTTCTAAAACGAACTAGCTGCAATCACTAAACGTGGTCTATCAAAGAAAGAAAAGTATCAGGgtaaaaaagaaatggaaaaaaaaaagacattttaCAATTGATTGTACAAGTTTAAACCTAAGGTGAGTTGAATACCTCTTCCTTTCCATTTTCACACACATCAGGAACCTGCATAATATCAGCCAGGTTAACCATAGTTATACAGGAATGGAACATAAGCCAAATTTCAGAAGTTGTAACATCGTGTTCAACAGGTTAAAACTTGCCTCTATAAGATTTTTCCTTCACAACCAAAaagtaacaaaataaacaaaattcaGAGGTAAATTGTAACTTACAATTGTACCAACAGTAGATCTCCTTAGCTGCATGCTTTTAATCATTCTGCTTGGATCCCCCATGTAAGCAGCTACTTGTTCACTAATATTCTGCAATAAGAAAACAAGTAAGGAGAATAGTACAATCCACAAACCAAGAACATGGGTAAAGAAGTAGAAGCAAACCTGATTAAATGCATGTAATCTTCCTTTAATCCCAGCCACACCGGTTCCTACTTGTGCATTTCTCTGCCATTTATCTATTGAGCTATTTCTGAAGGAAGTGAATCTGCAATAATTTAGAAGTTAAATCTAATTTCCTAAATAAACAATGTGGTGCAAATACATACTAGCACCCAGTATTTGTTAAGAAGAGTGGATATCCATGACACTTAAAATACTTCTTTTGTTATGTTTCACTTGTTTGCTCCCTTAAGATGGTAGAGAAGTTTAAAATGATCATAAAAAGGGGAGAAAAGAGACGAACTACGCCAACAGAGAGAAATCACTTAAATAAGCTCAGCATCGTACAGAATTGACAAACATTATAAAACACTTTGCTAAATGTATAAATCAATTAGTCAAATTCTTCACTAACTATTTACAAATATATTCTTCTATTCTTTCCAGTTTGAACTAAATGATGGGTTCCCTTGATCATGAAAATGGGGACATGAAATAAACAACGAGAAGGAGACACTATTAAAATACTCAACAGCAAAGGCAACTTACAGAAGTACTCTATGTAAAAGATTCGATTACCTTTTCTCGGGATAGGTTAAACAACAATTGTGAGGGACCCCCTTGAATAAACAACATGCATGTTCATGTTCCAGATTTATGAAAACTAGGCAGGTAAAGTTCTCTGTTGTTCTTTCTAGTAAACGAGAACAGTACATAGGCCTCAAAACCTCGCGGTTCTAAGTTTCCGTAGTCATGCCAACGAGTTCTGACAAAGCTAGCATATATGGATATATATTATAAAATTATCCAAATCACAATCTCCACTACACGTCTCATACAGATCAAATCGACAAGCAATAAGTATAATATATCTGTTGGTTATGATAACATTACCCAAACGACTAAAAAGTATGAAAGTAAGATAGTTACTTCTTCTGTTCTTTATCAAATTTAAGGTGTTCAAATACTTTCTGAATAATCATGAAGATGGAGATAGGCAGCACAAGAATTTTTCAGCTCAATACCTCGAATGCATTTGTTGAATAGGTAGCCATTCTTCATCAGTCCTTGCATCCAAACTCTTTGATCGTTTTGCTTCCTTAGAAGATTCCCCTGTGTTGCCTTAAGTGACAGATAAGGCAAGAGAGAGAGCTATTTAATACACGTGCACAATCGAAGGTGAAAGAATCCTTAATTAGTaattatccttcaattatcatatATTGGCACatgaaacctaaaaacaaataaacCAAAAGATAATATCCTAATTCTAAGCTTGGAATCAAGAAGAATATGCAACAATGTAAAGAGGGTTAAAGTAGAATAACAGAATTTGACTTTAAGTTAATGACACATGTTGAAGGGAAATAACAAAATATCTGTGCTAACAGTTCATTACAAAGTACAAACATGAACATTAGATACGGAAACAAAAAAATGTAATCCAAAACATTGAATTTTCTGTTGAATTTTCAAGAACACTTCGGCCACTTTCTATGTGATGGTTTTATCATTTCCATTTATGTACTAGTTAATCTGATTTTATAAGTTTAACTCCTTTTGGTGCCATATGTCTAAGACtatgataagtttgtaagaattcATAGCATACCATCTGTATTTTGAACAACATGCGGACTCTTCTCCAGTAAAGCCTGCCAAAGTACATATAAAAGAAGTTTTTAGATGCCCACGCACTGGATAGGCTAACAAAGATGCCTATTTCTACTAGTGCAGGGAGCTCTCATCACCCTTTGGTATCTCCATAACCTATTCTCTGCAAAGTTAATGACAAACAAGCACTGCCTAGCCTTCAATTAACATTGCTGGTAATAATGGAACAAAAAAGACAGTTAACCTCTTGTAGTTCCAACAAACAATTTATAGTTTGCTCAGATGATGTTATCAAGTCCAAATACGCTTTATTCGTTGCTTTTTCAGAATCACAAAAAGATGATCTGTGGGGTTCCTGTTAAACAATACAACGCAGTTAAACTAaccaagaggaagaagaagaagacaaaaatACCAATTCTTTTTTTCCTACTTGTGGAATTAGATATTGTCTTCATAGCTCACCTTTGGTAATTTGTTTGAGCTAGAAAAAGGTTTTTGCAACAAGAACCTGAACTC includes the following:
- the LOC113287401 gene encoding putative uncharacterized protein DDB_G0270496, with translation MGFVSNKSCRVRVTDASSEEESDPEMNMYEEEEEEEDTEEEQEEEEEEGEDTEEEQEGKEEEGGDTEEEQEEGEEDGDDEEEEEEDDEERMKAQKDDEMEELEKLVLDICQEQQDIMKNLKHHKNEDILKGQAVKNQKVLWDKTLEFRFLLQKPFSSSNKLPKEPHRSSFCDSEKATNKAYLDLITSSEQTINCLLELQEALLEKSPHVVQNTDGNTGESSKEAKRSKSLDARTDEEWLPIQQMHSRFTSFRNSSIDKWQRNAQVGTGVAGIKGRLHAFNQNISEQVAAYMGDPSRMIKSMQLRRSTVGTIVPDVCENGKEEDANMDGDPELLDDSEFYQQLLKEFLESYNPASSESAYYALKRLQTKKRKIVDRRASKCRKIRYHVHERIVNFMAPEPQDLPPMAPKLFENLFGLKN